In Clostridium swellfunianum, a genomic segment contains:
- a CDS encoding DUF5305 family protein — MKQKKERSIKLFKINRYLKLASIIVISIAIIVFIALLVIGIRKHKYIENKVPFYTYTHKGVVNYSVDLLPNIIYSQKSLGENGVYVTDFVDNINTNFKYEYKGDSPAKVKGKYNVVAVVEGLLGNEKATKPAWKKEFILQPDTAFEGKEKSAAVEKQLNIKLSTYNDFIQQVTAASKINFETRLTIYWNVSVNVESEKGVVNEQLVSTMEIPPTSKYFEIKGNLQQMKNGKIEGVEKVISPSFYKRVNLYGALILVSTIALIFVIVFTYPEVAADPSQTKLRQILSKYGERIVNLGGNINFRSEKQILVQDMEDLIRVADDISKPVLYKKVLELSEKPTFYAIDENVVYVYELNNDQIEVKSSGKKDVGSIEIST; from the coding sequence ATGAAGCAAAAGAAAGAAAGAAGTATAAAGCTCTTTAAGATTAATAGGTATTTAAAATTAGCTAGTATTATTGTGATTTCAATAGCTATTATAGTTTTTATAGCTTTGTTAGTGATTGGTATAAGAAAGCATAAATATATTGAAAATAAAGTTCCATTCTATACATATACCCATAAAGGAGTTGTTAATTATTCGGTAGATTTGCTGCCTAATATTATATATAGTCAAAAAAGCCTAGGTGAGAATGGAGTATATGTTACTGACTTTGTTGACAATATTAATACTAATTTTAAATATGAATACAAGGGGGATTCGCCTGCTAAGGTTAAAGGGAAATATAATGTTGTTGCTGTTGTAGAGGGGCTTTTAGGAAATGAAAAGGCTACAAAACCTGCTTGGAAAAAGGAATTTATACTTCAACCAGATACAGCATTTGAAGGAAAAGAAAAATCAGCAGCTGTTGAAAAACAACTGAATATAAAGCTATCTACATATAATGATTTCATTCAACAAGTAACAGCTGCCTCAAAGATAAATTTTGAAACACGATTGACAATATATTGGAATGTATCTGTAAATGTAGAAAGTGAAAAGGGAGTAGTAAATGAACAATTAGTATCTACTATGGAAATCCCACCAACCTCAAAGTATTTTGAGATAAAAGGCAATTTACAACAAATGAAAAACGGCAAAATTGAAGGGGTGGAAAAAGTTATTTCTCCAAGCTTCTATAAGAGAGTTAATTTATATGGTGCATTAATACTTGTTTCTACTATAGCTCTAATTTTTGTTATAGTATTTACATATCCAGAGGTTGCAGCTGACCCGTCGCAAACAAAATTAAGACAGATATTAAGCAAGTATGGAGAAAGAATTGTTAATCTAGGTGGAAACATTAACTTTAGGTCAGAAAAACAAATCCTTGTTCAAGATATGGAGGATTTAATACGTGTTGCTGATGATATAAGTAAGCCTGTCTTATATAAGAAAGTGCTAGAGTTATCTGAAAAGCCAACGTTTTATGCTATAGATGAAAATGTGGTTTATGTTTATGAGCTAAATAATGATCAAATAGAAGTAAAATCTAGTGGTAAGAAGGATGTAGGGTCTATAGAAATTTCAACTTAA